ATTACAGCTCAAGAATTATCGATTTACAGCAGTTTTCACAACCATCAGGTATGGAGGGGTGTGGGGGCGGTGCCCCTACGCAGGGGTGGAACCCCTGCACCCCGTACCTTATCAACATGAACAGTGCTGTAGGATTTCAAAAATCAAGTGCTTTTACTCCTTGCCACACAAAAACCATCCTTAAGCAATACCTCTACTTCCCACTTCTGAACGATGAGCAGGCGGGCGATCTTCGCGATCTTAGCTACAGAAGGATTATGTCTCATCGCAGAGTTACGCTCCGCAGGGAATTACGTGAGTTTTTAGTATTAAAGAGGGAAAATCATGCTTCATTGGTCAGCTGGGGTAACGCTCAAAACCTGGCACCTGTGGATAGCTCAGGTTCCGGTCGATCCGGCGATTACGACTCCTGAAGAGGCATCGTTGGTTTTTTCAGGACCACAGTTTTTCATAACGTTAGTTTCAGGGTTATTGTTGGCGTTTGCCATTCAACTGCTATTGACCAACCTGTCAGTCGCAGCGGGCATCTCTTATTTGGGTCGCTCGTCTGATGATGACGATCGCGATCACAGCAAATCAGACAGTAGTGGGGGAGTTGGCTCTACCATTCGCAAAATCGGTTTTGGGGTCGGTTTGTGGACTCTTATCACCGTCAGCATTGCCCTGTTTGTGGCGTGCTATCTGGCAGTGCAGTTGAGCCTGTTAGAGAGCGCAGGTCTGGGGGCGATCGTCGGTCTGGTGATCTGGGCAGCTTACTTTTCACTATTGGTGTGGGTTAGCTCTACCACCGTTGGCTCGTTGATTGGTTCGATTGTCAACAGTGCCACCAGTGGGTTTCAGGCGATCGTTGGTACAGCCGCAGCAGCCCTGGGTGCCAAAACGGTGAATCAACAGGTGGTCGCTACTGCCGAGGCTGCCGCCGCCGCTGTTCGACGCGAACTGGGAACAGGAATCGACCCTGTAAGCATTCGTGAGAATATCGAAGATTACATTGATCGGTTGCGTCCGGCTGAGTTTGATTACTCCAGCGTTCGCAATGAGTTTGAGCGGTTGTTAAATACCCCGGAAGCCAAGGCATTAGCAGGCAGCGATCGCGCCCGTGATGTCAATCGTCAAACCTTCATCGACCTGATCAGCAGCCGATCTGACCTGTCAAAGCGGGAAGTCAATCGGTTAGCCGATGAGCTAGAGAGCGTGTGGCGACGGAGTGTAAACGATCAACAGCCCGATCGCATGACGGAATTGCTCGATCAACTGCGTTCGGCCCAGCCCGGTCAACTCAGAACCGATGAGATCGTCGCCAAGCTAGACGAGTTGATTGAAGAAACGCGGCGATCGCACCAAACCACCCAAGACACCGCCAAGAAAGCCCCCACTGGGTTGCAGCAGATGATGCCTACCAGCCTTGCACCGCTCGTAGGCATGGTCATGGGTCGCACCGACCTCTCTGACTTAAGTGTTGAAAAGATTCTGGGTCAGCTCAAGTCGGCGCAAAGCAGAGTGGGCGAAGTCACTAACCAGATTCGTGCTAACACATCGAATGAGCCGTTTAACACGGTCAAGGCGGATGTGGAGAACTACCTGATGCACGTTTATGTCTGGCAGATGAGTCCAGAGACAGTCGAGATGGAGTTTCGCAACATCCTCTATGATCCGGCTGCCGATCCGGGTATAGTGCGTCATCAAATTGAGCAAATCCGTCACTCTGATTTTGTTAACATCCTCAACTCTCGCGGATTGCTGACTCAAAACCAGATTCAAGAGAAAGCCGATCAGCTTGAGCGCATCCGGTTGGATGTGTTGACCACCGTTCGCGCCGCTGAAGAACGGGAGATCGCCGCTGACCTGCATCAGCGCATCGAAACCTACCTGACCTTTACGCCGCGTGAGCAGTTGTTAACGACCCAGGAGAACGAACGTGCCTTCAGAGCCATTCTGGAGACAGCAGAAGCAGATTACGACATTATAAACACTCGGTTGCTGCCCTACGATCGCTCTCGCTTTGCCCAAGTCCTGTTCCAGCGTCAAGACCTCAGCCCTGCGGAAGCAGAAGCCCTGGCGCAACAGTTTCAGGATATTCGCGATCGCGTAGTAGCCGATTCTCGCACGCGCACTGAGCAAGCGCAGCAACAGGTGCAAGCCGCGCAACAACGGGTGGAAAACTACCTGCGCAACACTGGCAGAGATGAACTCAACCCAGAGGGCATCAAGCGGGAATTGCAGATTCTGTTTAACGATCCACAGTTGGGGTTGAGTCTGTTGCAAAATCGAGCATCCCGGTTCGATCGCGATACATTGGTGCAGTTGCTCAGCCAGCGACAGGATGTCACCCCAGAGGATGCCAACCACATCCTCGATCAGGTGGAATCCAACTGGTACAACCTGACCCACGCTCCGCAACTGCTGTCGGGTAAAGCGAAGGAACAGTACGACCAGACCACTCAAACCCTGGCTCAATACCTCCGCAACACCAACCGCGAAGAGCTTGATCCCGAAGGCATCCAACAGGATATCAAGCGGTTGTTTGAGAACCCCAAAGAAGGAGCACTGGCTCTGCGCGATCGCCTCTCTCGGGTAGACCGGGAAACCCTGGTGCAACTGCTCAGCCAGCGTCAAGACCTGAGCGAAGACCAGGTAAACCAAACCATCGATCAGGTGCAAGAAGCGATTCGCAGTATCACTCGTGCTCCAAAGCGGTTAGCCCTGCGGACTCAACAACGGGCTCTCAACTTTGAGTCCAGCATTGAAGAGTATCTGCGGAATACAGGTAAAGAGGAACTCAGCCCAGAAGGCATCAAGCGCGATCTGCAATTGCTGTTGCAAGACCCCCGCTTAGGTGCCAGCAGTCTGGGCGATCGCCTCTCCCGCTTTGACCGCAACACCGTCATTGCGCTGCTGTCTCAACGCAAAGACATGACCCCCGAAGAGGCAGAACGGATCGTGTCAAACATCGAATCCGTGCGTAACCAGATGCTGGATCAGATCCGTAGCATTCAGTACCGCATTCAATCGGTCATTGACAGCATCTTTGCTCGCATTCGCAGCTACCTCAACTCGCTCAACCGTCCTGAGTTGAACTACGACGACATCAAACGCGATGTTCGTACGCTGTTTAACGACCCTCAAGCGGGCTTTGATGCACTGCGCGATCGCCTCAGCCATTTCGATCGCGGCACCCTGGTTGCGTTGATGAGTTCCCGTGAGGACATCTCAGAAGCCGACGCTAACCGCATCATCGACCAGGTTGAGTCAGCCCGAAACAGTGTCTTGCGTCGGGCAGAACGCCTGCAACAAGAGACACAGCGTTACATGGAGGAAGTCAAGCGGCAAGCCCAGAAGCAAGCTGAGGAAACCCGCAAAGCGGCTGCCTCTGCTGCCTGGTGGTTGTTTGCAACGGCGTTTGTGTCGGCAACCACCTCTGCCATCGCTGGGGCGATCGCTGTTCGATAACCCCTGATTTCCCCATTAAAATCCTCTCCAGGTCAACCTCCCACATTGGGAGGTTTTTTTATGAACTGCGTCTCCCACCCTTCTCCCCATTTACCCTCGCCATACTCCAACTGGACAAATCTGATTCATTCCATCGGACAGGACAACCGCAGGAGGTGACACACCCTTTTGCCAGCCTACCTTAGAGAAGCTCAAGCAAATCGCTTGATGCGCGATTAACTCAACATCAGCGCAGCACACGAAGGTAATTCTGGTATGGCAAACTTAACGGATCTCTCTATTGTTAACGCTAATAACTTTTTAGGAATTGGGGATTTATTTGGCGGTCTGAGAGGCGACCTCAAGGACGTTTTTGACGATGACGTTGATGACACAATCGACGAAATTTACGATGACATCGACAACACCCGCAATGGCACTCGCCGAGATGATGACCTGACTGGCGATAGCCGCAACAACCGCTTCAATGGCAGACGGGGCGATGATCGCATCGATGGCTTGGGTGGCAACGATATTCTGGCGGGCGATCGCGGCAATGACACCCTGACCGGGGGCGATGGTAACGACATCATCGCAGGCGAACGGGGTAACGATCGCCTCTTTGGTGACAAGGGCAACGACATCCTCTATGGCGGCAGTGGTGACGACACCATCTATGGCGGCAAAGGGGCTGACTCCATTGCCGGTGGCAGTGGTGAAAACGTGCTTTATGGGGGCAAAGGTCGCGACATTTTCTTCTTGAGTGATGGCGATGGCGAAGACACCATTCAGGACTTCAACAATCTGCAAGACAAGTTCGCATTGCGCGGCAGCTTAGACTTTAGCGATCTCACCATCAAGCAAGATGGAGACGACGTGTTAATTCAAGATGGTAACGATGTGTTGGCAACTGTACTCAATACTCGTACCTCTCAAATCACCTCATCCACATTCGTTTGAGCGGGTATAGCCGTAGCCACATTTGATGGGGCGGAGGCGAGTCAGAAAGCCTCCCCAGCATCAGGGTTTGAGCCATTGCCGTTGCCTTAAGCTTTCTGACCAAAGCTATATTCAAAATAGCGAAGTCCTCGCCTCTGTGCGTGTTGGCTGATACCAACTTGAATTGAAACCGCGACATCCTGTATGGGGTTTGGCAATGCCAAGCCCCTTCGAGGTTTGACGAACTTAAGGGTTATCGGGGACTCAATATTCGATGATTTAGTCCGCAATCCCTAATTCCCTACATCCCACACCCTATTGCCTCAGTCCCTCTTATTTCTGCAATTCCTATCCCGCGATCCCTCAAGCGGTTCACTCTAATGGCAGAATATGTGGAATAGTTTCTCTATGAAAATGTATTTCTTGCTACAAAACCTCTCTTCTTGACGGTGATAGAACGGGTCATGCTGGTGTGAGGAATTAACCATACGTAAGGAGTGCTGAAATAAATGAAGAAGGTTGAGGCGATTATTCGTCCCTTTAAACTTGATGAAGTTAAAATTGCCCTGGTCAACGCTGGCATCGTCGGTATGACCGTGTCCGAAGTCCGTGGATTTGGACGGCAAAAG
Above is a genomic segment from Oscillatoria sp. FACHB-1407 containing:
- a CDS encoding calcium-binding protein yields the protein MANLTDLSIVNANNFLGIGDLFGGLRGDLKDVFDDDVDDTIDEIYDDIDNTRNGTRRDDDLTGDSRNNRFNGRRGDDRIDGLGGNDILAGDRGNDTLTGGDGNDIIAGERGNDRLFGDKGNDILYGGSGDDTIYGGKGADSIAGGSGENVLYGGKGRDIFFLSDGDGEDTIQDFNNLQDKFALRGSLDFSDLTIKQDGDDVLIQDGNDVLATVLNTRTSQITSSTFV
- a CDS encoding MFS transporter translates to MLHWSAGVTLKTWHLWIAQVPVDPAITTPEEASLVFSGPQFFITLVSGLLLAFAIQLLLTNLSVAAGISYLGRSSDDDDRDHSKSDSSGGVGSTIRKIGFGVGLWTLITVSIALFVACYLAVQLSLLESAGLGAIVGLVIWAAYFSLLVWVSSTTVGSLIGSIVNSATSGFQAIVGTAAAALGAKTVNQQVVATAEAAAAAVRRELGTGIDPVSIRENIEDYIDRLRPAEFDYSSVRNEFERLLNTPEAKALAGSDRARDVNRQTFIDLISSRSDLSKREVNRLADELESVWRRSVNDQQPDRMTELLDQLRSAQPGQLRTDEIVAKLDELIEETRRSHQTTQDTAKKAPTGLQQMMPTSLAPLVGMVMGRTDLSDLSVEKILGQLKSAQSRVGEVTNQIRANTSNEPFNTVKADVENYLMHVYVWQMSPETVEMEFRNILYDPAADPGIVRHQIEQIRHSDFVNILNSRGLLTQNQIQEKADQLERIRLDVLTTVRAAEEREIAADLHQRIETYLTFTPREQLLTTQENERAFRAILETAEADYDIINTRLLPYDRSRFAQVLFQRQDLSPAEAEALAQQFQDIRDRVVADSRTRTEQAQQQVQAAQQRVENYLRNTGRDELNPEGIKRELQILFNDPQLGLSLLQNRASRFDRDTLVQLLSQRQDVTPEDANHILDQVESNWYNLTHAPQLLSGKAKEQYDQTTQTLAQYLRNTNREELDPEGIQQDIKRLFENPKEGALALRDRLSRVDRETLVQLLSQRQDLSEDQVNQTIDQVQEAIRSITRAPKRLALRTQQRALNFESSIEEYLRNTGKEELSPEGIKRDLQLLLQDPRLGASSLGDRLSRFDRNTVIALLSQRKDMTPEEAERIVSNIESVRNQMLDQIRSIQYRIQSVIDSIFARIRSYLNSLNRPELNYDDIKRDVRTLFNDPQAGFDALRDRLSHFDRGTLVALMSSREDISEADANRIIDQVESARNSVLRRAERLQQETQRYMEEVKRQAQKQAEETRKAAASAAWWLFATAFVSATTSAIAGAIAVR